One Paenibacillus thermoaerophilus genomic window carries:
- a CDS encoding low molecular weight protein-tyrosine-phosphatase: MVSVLFVCLGNICRSPMAEAIFRDKVKRANLSDVIRIDSAGTAGWHEGKPPHEGTRSVLDARGIDWKGQRARQVTAEDFAKHQWIIAMDASNAADLARMYKGATIRLMLDYHPEKRGADVPDPYYTGNFEEVYELLDTACEQLLSEIRQTNNF; the protein is encoded by the coding sequence ATGGTATCGGTTCTGTTTGTATGCCTCGGCAACATTTGCCGGTCGCCGATGGCGGAGGCGATTTTCCGCGACAAGGTAAAACGGGCGAATCTGTCCGACGTGATCCGGATCGATTCGGCGGGTACGGCCGGCTGGCACGAAGGCAAGCCCCCGCACGAAGGAACCCGAAGCGTGCTCGACGCGCGCGGGATCGATTGGAAGGGGCAGCGGGCCCGGCAGGTTACGGCGGAGGATTTTGCCAAGCATCAATGGATTATTGCGATGGACGCATCCAACGCCGCAGATCTGGCCCGCATGTATAAAGGCGCAACCATCCGTCTCATGCTGGACTACCATCCCGAGAAGCGGGGCGCCGACGTTCCCGACCCGTATTACACGGGTAATTTCGAGGAAGTATATGAGCTGCTGGATACGGCTTGCGAGCAACTGCTCAGCGAGATTCGGCAGACGAATAACTTCTAA